The window TCGATGACTGTAATCAACCTCATGTAATAGAAGATTCAATAGcagttgattgtaatcaaccaatGTAATAGTTTATTACATTGCgcatgtgggagttttgtgctctcgtTGCGAGTCCCAACCCAAATAAAGTAGGCTTGTGTCAAATTAGCAGTCAGCGTCCAACTTATGCCATAACCTTCATCATGAATTCAAACAATAtaacattccaaactcatgccaTAATCGTTAAGCAATGCGTTGTGTCAGAACCTGGGTTTGGTAAGAAATAGGCAAGGGTTGGCTAGGGTGTCCCCAGAAACTACCACGTTGCAACAACACCCAGTTGCTATTAGAAGTCGACGAGGGTCTCTACTCCATTCTAGACACGCAGGTAAAGAAGCTAGTCCACGAGAATAGAATTCATCTTGCCCCATGGAATATAGAAACATTAACAAGTAAGAGTATGAAGTTAGTAGACATGATGAAATGAAGGAGAGTTAAAATAGCTTGCATTTAGGAGACCAAGAGGAAAATGGCCAAAACTAGAGAATTTGATGGATGTAAGAAAAGGGTGGTATTAGAAATGGGGTAGATGGTGGAAGATAAAGTTCTAGATGTTAGGACAGTAAATGATATGATTATATTAATATTTAATAATAAAACTTATATTAGAAGAGATAATCAATGTTATTGGTGCATATGCACCATAGGTATTGCTCGATGATAGAATCAAGAGACAACTTTACGTAGATATGGATGGACTAATGCAATGAATTCCAAATGAAAAGAGGATATTTGTAGGAGACTTAAATGGTCATGTAAGAAAAGAGAGTAGACAATATAAGAGTGTAAATGTAAGATATGGCGCTGGGAGAAGAAATGAGTTGGGGTATGCTTTAAACTACATAATTTAAAAAGAGAGGCGAACACttaataactttcaaaagtgAATCATACAAGCCTAAAATATTTCTTTATGCCTGGGAAAACAGGACGATCAATATATACAGATTGCAAGATTATAACCGGAGATTCTGACTGCGCAACATAGGTTGATGGTTATAGAAGTTACATTAAGAGATCAAAGTGAGAGAAATAATAGGTATCCAAAAACTAGGCGGTAGAATccaaaatgaggaaaaataaTCTTATTCagaaataaattgatggaagaagtAGAATATCGAAGAAGTAAATGTTATGTGGAAATTGGAATGAGATGGCTAAGTCGATTAGGAAACTGGCAAAAGATGTTTTAGAAATTAGAAGTACCTATAGGGTAAAGCCAATTATATAAGGAACTTATTGGTAGAATGACAATGTACGAAAAGCTATTCATGAGAAACATTTATGTTTCAAAGCCTAGCAAAGGACAAGAAATGATGAAGAACAGTATAGAAATGCCAAAGGATTGCTAAGAAAGTAGTGAGCGAGGCTAAAATTAAAacttatgatgatctttacaagAAATTGGAGACAAGAAGGTGAGAACAATGTCTTCAAactttataaaaaataatagagGAAGGGTAGAGACCTAGATCACATCAGTTGCATGAAAAGCAATAACCAAAGGGTACTATTAAAAATTAATGACATCAATGAAAGGTCGAGAAGCTATTTTCAAAACTTGTTAAATGAAATCCACTCTGAGAGCTTAAGGATAGAAGGAACCATAATTCAAATGACATTGGAGAACATATATAGTTTTATAGGATTAGAATATATAAAGTGAAAGAAGcattgagaaagatgaaaacaaaAAAGACCCTCGGACCAAATGgtataccaatagaggtttggaagtgtatgCAAGATATGggtttattttggttgacaaagttgttcaacaagattgtaagattgaAGAACATGTCAAACGAATGGAAGAAagtactaggggtgtacatgaaccgagctagctcggttagctcactcgactcaactcgaaaaagctcgatttgactcggttcgagccgagtcaagccgatttttttagctcgaaaatgagttcaagcaggccccagcttgactcaactcggatcgaatccagctcgaatcgaactcggatcgaaccagtttggtgactcggttactttgccattgacgttgctcaccaactgtttgataaaatgactcaacgagatgtggttggtggcaatgaaggtttggccggtggcgagcaaggtatgtacattaaacaaataccttttttctcctttttttctttttttttttggtttttatgatacttagaaggtgtttgataaaacacctgtaaaaccattgcctctgtttgtaaaacagtgggtttttgaagttgcagttcaagtgtttgtggaaatgcctcaatggcgaactcagctcgatcttggctcgaactcgacccgagctggcccgagctgctgaccgaaccgagccgagttcgagctgaggtcagccaatgttcgagccgagtcaagctgaggccagctcgactcggtttaactcgatgtacacccctagaaaGTACCATGCATTATGGGAAATTTTGTAGGATAGCTATAAGGCCAGTCATGCTTTAAGAgtacagaatgttgggcagttaagtaACAACATGCTCATAAGATTAGTGCAGCTAAAATGAGGACTTTAACATAGATTAGTGGCAAAACGAGgaaagatagaattagaaatgaatactTTCAAAAGAACTAAGAAgtaacaccaataggtaataagatgaggggaagtagacttagatggtttgtcatgtgcaatagagaccaagaacCGCACCAGTTAGGAGTGAGCACTAAGAACCGCACCAGTTAGGAGTGAGCTAATAGAAGTTCAACAttctaaaagggcaaggagaaggcccaaaaggatatgGATTGAGATagtaagcagtgttttaaatagctacactatgtagtgtgtagcttacactacgtaACGTAGCTTAACCTTAACgttatgtagctcatgaaaatagctaaaGTCACGTGTAGCCTACGTTACATGATTAATTTgcgtagctcacattacaagttatttttcactacaacaattaaatcaattaatgttttcaatgatttgttacatttttcaaatttcaataaaaattagttaatcttttcaatgcttttagttaatttgttaaatttaattaattaaaaaaattagttaCATTGGTTtctttgctctttctttacctttatacttttTTTTACACATACACTagacacacacccacgcacgccatagttggatttcaccacctatgggtctcgaacccaagacctcatgttgaaactccttagagtctaccactgaggtaaggactatatttaatcattgccctttcctatcACTTCAAGTTAATCactgccctttcctattacttcaagttgcatttggttgcaccaaatatcatgaaattttgttaaacttCATTATTAATCAATCTGATTTGTtgtagaatatcatgaaattggtgcaaccaagcgcaacctttattaaaaatctagaagtagcatgtaacttacgctacacgctatgtaacTTATGCCTCACGCTTTAGAGGGTTGAACACTACGCTACacactattcgctatttaaaacattggtagtAAGAAAGGACTGGATGAACTATGGTCTtactgaaggtatggcccttgatagagtggaatggcagagcaGAATTCGTGTAAACGCCCCTAATTATTGGGATAATGCTTCGATGATGATGAATGTTTTAGCTTGATGGGGATGTGACAACTATCCCCTACttcccacccaaaaaaaaaaaactcactgaCATGGAGAAAGAGGAGTTCATCAAGCTTCCAGATCAACTGTGGTATGTTGTCATTTGTGGCAGCATCagtgaagggtggagatggaagagGGATAAATGTGGGTTTCCCACCCATGGACTAAAATATCCATGTTGTATCAACCTACACAGCGAAATCACATCGATATCGGCTCGATATGACATGCAATACAGGGTTAATCAGCAACAGGGGGAAAACATTGGGTGGTATCGGCCAATAGAGTGCATATCAACACCAACAATGGTTAATagcaaaagatttttttttttttctaattctttCAAATttactctttcttttcttttttcttttatttttctcattCCAATCATTGAGGAAGCTTAAAAAGTCATTATAGGTTAGATCTAGGCTTATTTTGGGGATTAAAAAGTGGGAGTCAAAGAATCAAAGCAGAATGGCCCATTAAGAGAAAATtaggagaggaaaaaaaaaggggtaaaccaccttttttttttcactttttcatcttctttttgttgtatttcattgGACTAGACCCTATTCactaaatcatgcttgatttacATTCAATTAGGGCCCGCTTGCTTGACTTTCAACAAGTCAACCCAAcaaacaacattctcacaaaAGAATAGTCTGATATATCATTGAATACATGTTCAAAACACAGAGAAGAATGGATTCTTgaatctctccctttcttctgATATTTTTCCATAATATTTTGGCTTTAAAAAAAGTCAACTGATACAAGACAGATATTGATATGTGATGCTCATATTGTATTGGTTTTTAACCGGTCGATGCGCCCACCAATACTGATATTCAAAACCTTGTTTTCACCCTGAAATCTTCCTACTGCAGCCTCAAATGTTGAGAAATTACTGATTGAAGTGCCCCCCTTTGGCTCACATATGGCACTTTCATGGTACCCAAGAGTAGTTGCATTTGCATGGTTATTAAGAAAGAGTGCTGACCATCAATAACCTCCAGAGAAGGAAAATAATCAGAATgaatgtaatgcaggggcattttcacactgggctcaagtgcaGTGGCCTGTGTGAAACggaggcacactcggggtgggcagcctgtGAAGCAGGTGCCATGTGTGAGGCGAGAcctatgtgaagtggggcctCAGATATAAGATAAAGGGGATTGATTTgacacgctctatcagttcgagcttttagagcaagtggttagttgctTTGCATCAGAATGTTTGCTCCCTCTTCCTGAAAGACACGGTGTTGTATACCAATTTATGGGCATTTTTTATATGTAGTGCCATAGTGGGTTATGCCTGGGACAGTTGAAGCTCTCTAGCGTGGAAACCCTGTTTGTGGTCCTCGTGGAGAGAGAAACAACagaatttttaataataaatcAGAACGTGCAGCTGAGGTTTCCACGAGGGCCAAAGGGGGAGTAATTTTGTCGGATTTAGGCATCTTGAGGGAGATTTTTTTATCATCTTGAGGGATCTTTGTCTTGCCTTTTTGGAGGGAGAAGAGGGATGATTCTTCATCATCCACTATTCCCTTCTCTTTGTATCTCCTTCTGATTAGTGCTAATAATTTTCATTGTCAttcgtgcgtgtgtgtgtgtgtgtgtgtgtgtgtgtgtgagagagagagagagagagaggaataagaAGACCCAGGAAAGAAACATCACCTTCAGGAGGCTGGGCTAGCTTCCGATTCTGAGGAGACGCCATTTCTTTCTTCAACTGGGTCAATATATCCTCCATTGTATGTTCCCTCTGCCAATCCGCAAGCATCGGAAACAAGGCCGGTTCAACCTGGTCAATCAATGCAACCTAAGCTTACAATTGCAATTTTTCCTGGATAAAAGTAGAAAATGAAGATCAACGAAGGCTGAGGCACTTCACacgaggagagattgaagaggtgataTGCTGCCCAGGTGCCAAAGTAGCACGCATGTACAGAATCCAGGTTGCTTATTAGGTGACTGCCACCATGAACACCTGAGCCAAAATCAAGAAAATCCACCTCATCAGGTGAGCCAAACATGTATGTTGAACATAGCTTGTCAGTCATGTCTTCTCTAatcatccatttttctcatacatgcGAGTCCAACTGTTGagaggaccagcctgattttcccCAATGGCATGACCACTCCACCTGATAAGTGGCTCAGATCCAGCAAACATGGCAGCTGTTGGCAAATGTGCCATGAATTTCCTTTTCAACTACTCTCCTAAAGCAAACAGCTGAGCTTTCAGATTTGAGTAGTACCACTCCTGTTTCCTGGTTCACGCATGTCATGTTTATCCGCGTCTGAAACCTAACAGAAGGTGGGTTATCTGGATAATCTTTGTCGCAGAACAATTTCAACTGATATATGCGTCCCTCATGAACAGTCTGCAAAGGAGaatagaaatgaatatctttcaaaatgaaatgaATCATTGCAGCTACCAATGTTTGCAATATTGATATTATCGGCCGATAATATCTTTATCGCATGCAAGCAATACGAAACCCCCAAAAAgcacttggaaaaaaaaaaaatttaattttttttaaaaaaaaagttttgtatATCACACAAAATTCATCGATATTGTCACGATTTCGTCGATATTGTCACGATTTTCCTCGATATAAATCTTTGAATCAATGTGAGAGAGGGAGTTTTAGTACCTGTAGAGAAGAAGATTGCATAATTGGATCaagaatttggtgggccactccatcaaTCGACAGCGTGCGGCGCAAGtgcaattttctttttctttaattcaaATGGCAACGCAATTTTTGGCGAGAAATCCACAAAACTCGTGGAGATTTGGGATTCCGAAAGCACCGGAACCAACCCTTCGAAAATGGTGTCGGAAACGGAGAAAAATCAGGGATTCCAGTCCTACTAGAACCCTCTTTCTTCGACAATGGCAGACTTACAAGGATTTTAGGGTTCCAGTCATTATGGAACCCTCTTTCTTAAAAAATGGCTTCGGCCTCTCCGCTGTAACAGTGAAATCCGATCCCTAtttaatggaaacggattggctacttagtggtcagtgctctgtggaccccaacatgatgtatgtgtctcatccatgccatccatccattttcccagataattttatggtatcgacccaaaactgaggtagatcaaaatatcaagtgggccacacagtgttgattgagctctcaccattaaaaactacttggggctacaaaagatttgatgaagctgatatttttttcggccttcatccaggtctttctgacctaatctacaggttggatgtcaaataaaagtaacagtgagccctaggaggtttttaatggtagacgttcaatcattactgttttcccctagtgtggtccacctgagattttgatctgtctcatttatgggataaatgattaaaatgatttttaaaaatgaatgaacggtgtatataaaacacatagattatggtggggcctacataacacagaccactagccacctggctagtggcagcgggACGcaaattagctactgacaggttgagtagcgagactcgctactaaagtgatgtcaccaagttctatgggccccaccatgatgtatgttttgtatcaacgccgtctatccatttggagagatcattttagggcaagatccaaagaatgagtcaaatccaaagctccagtggaccccaccacagaaaacagtggggagagtgacgtccaccattaaaaacttctaagggccataaaagtgttcaatcaagctgatatttgtgttttcccttccttcatgtctatgttaacttgtgaacaaattggatttcaaatagacatgacggtgggccttaggaaggtttcaacagtgtgaATCACTcacccccactgttttctgtggtggggtccactacagattttgaTATGCCCCATTCTTtggttcattccctaaaatgatatttacaaatgaatggacggtgtggatacaacacgtacatcataa of the Magnolia sinica isolate HGM2019 chromosome 7, MsV1, whole genome shotgun sequence genome contains:
- the LOC131251545 gene encoding ubiquitin-conjugating enzyme E2 variant 1D-like isoform X2, whose translation is MGSEGSRVVVPRNFRLLEELERGEKGIGDGTVSYGMDDADDVYMRSWTGTIIGPHNTVHEGRIYQLKLFCDKDYPDNPPSVRFQTRINMTCVNQETGVVEPALFPMLADWQREHTMEDILTQLKKEMASPQNRKLAQPPEGNLGKGILQGANILYRQ
- the LOC131251545 gene encoding ubiquitin-conjugating enzyme E2 variant 1D-like isoform X1, producing MGSEGSRVVVPRNFRLLEELERGEKGIGDGTVSYGMDDADDVYMRSWTGTIIGPHNTVHEGRIYQLKLFCDKDYPDNPPSVRFQTRINMTCVNQETGVVEPALFPMLADWQREHTMEDILTQLKKEMASPQNRKLAQPPEGNEEQRTDQKGLVFRCCIL